The following are from one region of the Sulfurimicrobium lacus genome:
- a CDS encoding class I SAM-dependent methyltransferase, whose protein sequence is MSSLDENAWLATSLGQYFLQREQAYYDQVVADIFGFNALQLGLLEHDLLRTSRIPFCFRAGMGRRVAVRADAPQLPVASQTLDLILLPHVLEFSAHPHQILREAERVLMPEGQLIVSGFNPFSLWGLRKMMSYNEAGYPWNGRFISLLRLKDWLALLGFEVIGGRMCCYEPPFQQEKLLRKFRFMEAAGDRWWALAGGVYFIHARKRVHGMRMIMPPWNEARAARKGLAPVAQKTLQRTKPDLRSRFESK, encoded by the coding sequence ATGTCAAGTCTGGACGAAAACGCCTGGCTTGCCACCTCCTTGGGCCAGTATTTTTTGCAGCGCGAGCAGGCTTACTACGATCAAGTGGTGGCGGATATTTTCGGTTTCAACGCGCTGCAACTGGGCTTGCTGGAGCACGATCTGCTGCGCACCAGCCGTATTCCTTTTTGCTTCCGTGCGGGCATGGGGCGGCGAGTGGCAGTTCGGGCGGATGCGCCGCAATTACCGGTCGCCAGTCAAACGCTAGACTTGATTTTGTTGCCCCATGTTCTTGAATTCAGTGCTCATCCGCACCAGATTCTGCGTGAGGCCGAACGGGTGTTGATGCCGGAAGGGCAGTTGATCGTCAGTGGTTTTAATCCTTTCAGCCTATGGGGGCTGCGCAAGATGATGTCTTATAATGAGGCCGGTTATCCTTGGAACGGCCGCTTCATCAGCCTGTTGCGACTCAAGGACTGGCTCGCCCTGCTTGGTTTTGAAGTGATCGGGGGGCGCATGTGCTGTTACGAACCGCCGTTCCAGCAGGAAAAATTATTACGCAAATTTCGCTTCATGGAGGCGGCAGGCGACCGCTGGTGGGCGTTGGCTGGCGGAGTTTATTTTATTCACGCCAGAAAACGTGTGCATGGTATGCGTATGATCATGCCGCCTTGGAACGAAGCCCGGGCAGCACGCAAGGGATTGGCGCCGGTAGCCCAGAAAACGCTCCAGCGCACAAAGCCCGATTTAAGGAGTCGTTTTGAATCAAAATAA
- a CDS encoding lytic transglycosylase encodes MPDFGSDNPDLWERIRAGFTLGDLDSPLVKEHEAWYAARPEYVGRMMERSQRYLFHIVEEVEKRGMPTEIALLPMIESAFNPKAYSTSHAAGIWQFIPSTGKHFGLNQNVLYDGRRDVLAATDAALDYLQKLYNMFGSWELALAAYNWGEGSVGRAIAKNQAAGEPTDYLSLRMPPETRNYVPKLIAVKNIIMNPTAYGLSLNSIPNSPYFASVKLKQHMDVALAARLAEVPLDEFVALNPAYNKPLVAGTGTGRPTLLLPVAKVNSFSLNLENYEHPLSSWQTYTPQHGEKLVAIAKRFGISLARLKELNAISGRTKLASTQTLLVPITRSGNAPSLAAHIPEAEPVFAPAAPSNKTIYTVAKGDTVLSIAKRHGISVAQLKMQNHLKSNRLARGQKLTVLASAKPEKVSISQAKQVREESVKGRRTVLAKASRAEKHSHYVVKRGDTVFSIARRFNVAVNDLQRWNKLSANYSLQPGNTLTVITRKS; translated from the coding sequence TTGCCCGACTTCGGCAGCGACAACCCTGACCTCTGGGAGCGCATCCGCGCCGGCTTCACACTTGGCGACCTGGACAGCCCGCTGGTCAAGGAGCATGAAGCCTGGTATGCCGCACGACCCGAATACGTGGGCCGCATGATGGAGCGCAGCCAGCGCTACTTGTTCCATATCGTCGAAGAAGTTGAAAAGCGCGGCATGCCGACAGAGATCGCCCTGCTACCCATGATCGAGAGCGCGTTCAATCCGAAAGCCTACTCCACCAGCCACGCCGCGGGAATCTGGCAGTTCATCCCATCTACCGGAAAACATTTCGGCCTCAACCAGAACGTGCTTTACGACGGTCGCCGCGACGTCCTGGCAGCCACCGATGCCGCTCTGGACTACCTGCAGAAACTGTACAACATGTTCGGCAGCTGGGAACTCGCCCTAGCCGCCTACAACTGGGGTGAAGGCTCGGTAGGCCGGGCAATTGCCAAGAATCAGGCCGCCGGCGAGCCCACCGACTATCTCAGCCTGCGCATGCCTCCGGAAACGCGCAATTACGTACCCAAGCTGATCGCCGTCAAAAACATCATCATGAACCCCACGGCATATGGCCTGTCTCTCAATTCGATCCCCAACAGTCCTTATTTCGCCAGCGTCAAACTCAAGCAGCATATGGATGTAGCGCTGGCAGCCCGCCTGGCCGAAGTTCCGCTGGACGAGTTCGTCGCCCTCAACCCGGCTTACAACAAACCGCTCGTGGCCGGCACGGGCACCGGCAGACCCACCCTGTTGCTGCCGGTAGCCAAGGTCAACAGTTTTTCCCTGAATCTGGAAAATTACGAGCATCCCCTGTCCTCGTGGCAGACATATACGCCACAACATGGCGAGAAGCTGGTTGCCATTGCCAAACGCTTCGGGATTTCACTCGCGCGCCTGAAAGAACTCAACGCCATCAGCGGGCGCACCAAGCTGGCCAGCACCCAAACCCTGCTGGTACCCATTACCAGGTCGGGCAATGCACCTAGCCTGGCGGCACATATTCCAGAAGCCGAACCTGTATTCGCACCTGCAGCACCAAGCAACAAGACAATTTATACCGTCGCCAAGGGCGACACCGTGCTTAGCATCGCCAAGCGCCATGGGATATCGGTGGCACAGCTGAAAATGCAGAACCATCTCAAGTCCAACCGCTTGGCACGAGGGCAAAAACTGACCGTGCTGGCCTCCGCAAAACCCGAAAAGGTGTCGATTTCCCAGGCCAAACAGGTTCGCGAAGAGTCGGTTAAAGGTAGGCGGACAGTACTTGCCAAAGCGAGCCGTGCCGAAAAGCATTCCCACTATGTGGTGAAACGCGGCGACACGGTGTTCAGCATCGCCCGGCGCTTCAATGTGGCGGTCAACGACCTGCAACGCTGGAACAAGCTCTCCGCGAACTACAGCCTGCAGCCCGGCAACACGCTGACGGTCATCACCCGCAAAAGCTGA
- the feoB gene encoding ferrous iron transport protein B, with protein MKRVALLGMPNTGKSTFFNRLTGASARVGNWPGITVDLMSAKVLLGGAMVEIIDLPGVYDIHGFSDDELVVRHFLENNPVDLVLIILNTTQIERQLSLALQLKQLGLPALLLLNMSDEAKKFGVTVDIEKMSQAMNMPVALLSAKYGSGYEHAYQAISSAIQASLPVATEQIREKLQLDDQIESTMESVLQHAVQVPTQMSDNLTTRLDSVLLHPWLGLPLFFGVMYLLFQAIFILGKPLQDGVAWLLGLFRGGLLDPMLHNLPAPLHGLLLDGIYNGVGTVAAFVPIIVLFFLFMALVEDSGYLSRAAFLMDALMAKMGLDGRSFVMMLMGFGCNVPALMGTRVMRSRSLRLLTMLVIPFSLCSARLQVFVFIASALFAPKYAPLVLFSLYLFSFAAAIATALLFKKRYANNEPFILELPPYRLPTRRQIVLRGWHEVRHFLGRASKFIIAGVVMVWILTHFPLDAAPAGSDTWAGMIGHFLAPILDPLGINQQLAIALIFGFVAKEIVIGSLAVIYGLEGTALMNTMAQQLDWVQAYSFMLFTLIYTPCLSTLATLKTESRSNAYTALALAWPLALAWLVSFAFYQSARALGY; from the coding sequence ATGAAACGTGTTGCGCTGCTCGGCATGCCGAACACCGGCAAATCCACATTTTTCAATCGCCTTACCGGCGCCTCGGCGCGAGTCGGCAACTGGCCGGGCATCACCGTGGACCTGATGAGCGCGAAAGTGCTGCTCGGCGGCGCCATGGTGGAGATCATCGATCTGCCCGGCGTGTACGACATCCACGGCTTCTCCGACGACGAACTGGTGGTCCGGCACTTCCTCGAAAACAACCCGGTGGACTTGGTGCTGATCATCCTCAACACCACCCAGATCGAGCGCCAGCTAAGCCTCGCCCTGCAGCTCAAGCAACTCGGCCTGCCCGCCCTGCTGTTGCTCAACATGTCGGACGAGGCGAAGAAATTCGGCGTCACGGTGGATATCGAGAAAATGTCGCAGGCCATGAACATGCCGGTGGCACTGCTCTCCGCCAAGTACGGCAGCGGCTACGAACACGCCTATCAGGCCATCTCGAGCGCCATCCAGGCCAGCCTGCCGGTTGCGACGGAACAGATTCGCGAGAAGCTACAGCTCGACGACCAGATCGAATCCACCATGGAGAGCGTGCTCCAGCACGCCGTGCAGGTCCCCACCCAGATGTCCGACAACCTCACCACCCGGCTCGACAGTGTGTTGCTCCATCCCTGGCTTGGCCTGCCGCTATTCTTCGGCGTCATGTACCTGCTATTCCAGGCCATTTTCATTCTCGGCAAGCCCTTGCAGGACGGCGTTGCCTGGCTCCTCGGCCTGTTCCGCGGCGGGCTGCTGGACCCCATGCTGCACAACCTGCCCGCACCGCTGCACGGCCTGCTGCTGGACGGCATCTACAACGGTGTCGGCACCGTCGCCGCCTTCGTGCCGATCATCGTGCTGTTTTTCCTCTTCATGGCGCTGGTGGAAGATAGCGGCTACCTGTCGCGCGCCGCGTTCCTGATGGACGCGCTGATGGCCAAAATGGGCCTCGACGGGCGCAGCTTCGTCATGATGCTGATGGGCTTCGGCTGCAACGTGCCCGCGCTGATGGGCACGCGCGTCATGCGTTCGCGCAGCCTGCGCCTGCTGACCATGCTGGTCATCCCGTTCTCGCTGTGCTCGGCCCGGCTGCAGGTATTCGTCTTCATCGCCTCGGCGCTGTTCGCCCCGAAATACGCGCCGCTGGTCCTGTTCAGCCTTTACCTGTTCAGCTTTGCCGCCGCGATCGCCACCGCGCTGCTGTTCAAGAAACGCTACGCCAACAACGAGCCTTTCATTCTCGAACTGCCGCCCTACCGCCTGCCCACCCGGCGCCAGATCGTGCTGCGCGGCTGGCACGAGGTCAGGCACTTTCTCGGACGTGCAAGCAAATTCATCATCGCCGGCGTGGTGATGGTATGGATACTCACCCATTTCCCCCTGGATGCAGCCCCGGCCGGCAGCGACACCTGGGCCGGCATGATCGGCCACTTTCTCGCCCCCATACTCGACCCGCTCGGCATCAACCAGCAACTGGCCATCGCGCTGATTTTCGGCTTCGTCGCCAAGGAAATCGTGATCGGCTCGCTGGCGGTGATCTACGGCCTGGAAGGCACCGCGCTGATGAACACAATGGCCCAGCAACTCGATTGGGTGCAGGCATACAGCTTCATGCTGTTCACCCTGATCTATACGCCCTGCCTCTCCACCCTCGCCACGCTCAAAACCGAGTCGCGCAGCAATGCCTACACTGCATTGGCCCTGGCGTGGCCGCTGGCGCTGGCATGGCTGGTGAGCTTCGCTTTTTACCAAAGCGCGAGAGCACTCGGATATTAA
- the rnhA gene encoding ribonuclease HI, whose amino-acid sequence MVEIYTDGACKGNPGPGGWGALLRFRGQEKELFGGEALTTNNRMELLAVIRALEALSRPCKAWVHTDSQYVQKGISEWIHNWKRRGWRTADKKPVKNVDLWQQLDTLAGKHQVEWVWVKGHAGHEENERADQLANRGVETLRTAG is encoded by the coding sequence ATGGTTGAGATTTATACTGATGGGGCGTGCAAAGGGAATCCCGGTCCTGGCGGATGGGGCGCCTTGCTGCGTTTTCGTGGGCAGGAAAAAGAACTTTTCGGGGGCGAAGCGCTTACGACCAATAACCGCATGGAACTGCTGGCGGTGATCAGGGCGCTGGAGGCGCTTAGCCGCCCCTGCAAGGCATGGGTGCATACGGATTCGCAGTACGTGCAGAAGGGTATCAGCGAGTGGATTCACAACTGGAAACGGCGCGGCTGGCGCACGGCGGACAAGAAGCCGGTGAAGAACGTGGATTTGTGGCAGCAGCTGGATACGCTTGCAGGGAAGCATCAGGTGGAATGGGTGTGGGTAAAAGGCCATGCGGGCCACGAAGAGAATGAACGCGCGGATCAACTCGCCAATCGTGGTGTCGAGACATTGCGCACTGCGGGATAA
- a CDS encoding ABC transporter substrate-binding protein, whose amino-acid sequence MPKARSRLLFAFFLTLALAWTGVVAAAPANIALVLSDDSAPYQETANNIRALVDQSPGRAVVSVYSPAGKKPDFGREHHDLIVAVGVRAAQEVMAMNLTTPVLATLIPRQAFEKIARQRDYRQFSAVYLDQPLARQMELIHLALPERTRIGVVLGPESQDTLKALQSAAKEARFALVVEKIGADEELLPALQRVLAESDVLLALPDPLVFNRGTVQSLLLTTYRYQDPVIGFSQAYVKAGALAAVYTTPEQAGRQAGEVLLRVLAGKAWVLPPPEYPKYFSVSLNYQVARSLAINVGDETALFQKLKRTADQE is encoded by the coding sequence ATGCCTAAAGCGCGTTCGCGCCTCCTCTTCGCATTTTTTCTGACGCTGGCCCTTGCGTGGACAGGCGTCGTCGCTGCCGCGCCTGCCAATATCGCGCTCGTCTTGAGTGACGATTCCGCGCCCTATCAGGAAACTGCCAACAATATCCGTGCGCTTGTCGATCAAAGCCCAGGAAGGGCGGTGGTGAGCGTTTATTCCCCGGCGGGAAAAAAGCCTGACTTCGGCAGGGAACACCATGACCTGATCGTCGCCGTCGGTGTACGCGCAGCGCAGGAAGTGATGGCGATGAACCTGACGACGCCGGTTCTGGCGACACTGATACCGCGCCAGGCATTCGAGAAAATCGCCCGCCAGCGTGATTATCGACAGTTCTCGGCGGTCTACCTCGATCAGCCCCTGGCGAGGCAGATGGAGCTGATTCATCTGGCATTGCCGGAGCGGACCAGAATCGGTGTGGTGCTGGGGCCGGAATCTCAGGATACTTTGAAAGCGCTGCAATCTGCCGCAAAGGAAGCCAGGTTTGCGCTGGTGGTGGAAAAAATCGGGGCGGACGAGGAGCTCCTGCCTGCGCTGCAGCGCGTGCTTGCCGAAAGCGACGTTTTGCTGGCCTTGCCTGACCCCCTGGTGTTCAACAGGGGAACGGTACAAAGCCTGTTGCTCACCACTTACCGTTACCAGGACCCGGTAATCGGGTTCTCCCAGGCTTATGTCAAGGCGGGTGCGCTTGCGGCGGTATATACCACGCCGGAACAGGCAGGCCGGCAGGCGGGGGAAGTATTGCTTCGCGTTTTGGCAGGGAAGGCATGGGTGCTGCCGCCGCCGGAATATCCGAAATATTTCTCCGTCAGTCTCAATTACCAGGTCGCACGTTCGCTCGCCATCAATGTAGGCGACGAGACTGCGCTTTTCCAGAAACTGAAGCGTACGGCGGACCAGGAATGA
- a CDS encoding EAL domain-containing protein translates to MKNWGIKKRVLFLALMPASVIAFLLALHFITSGIQSLEDSLRERGLAIARQLAPASEYGVFSGNHDILQLLADSAMKETDVTAVTITNIDGAILAASGKSMGPPVLSDYKAGLFIAVADQGEVLSFSAPVSQSQTEVNDFLQDVAVTQAAAPKGKILGRVNLELSRENTRKHKQMLIFNSLLISLLGLAATALLALRMSRDVTVPVKRLADAVDELGRGRLDVRVEEVSGGELHTLERGVNAMAVALQAAQERMQERIDAATERLSYQATHDALTGLVNRREFERRLEKALVSSREDGRVHALCYLDLDQFKIVNDTSGHVAGDELLRQLTVLLQSKVREADLLARLGGDEFGVLLENCPLEQAQIVADLLRQTVKDFHFVWQNKAFVIGVSIGLVPITQECESLACVLSYADAACYAAKDLGRNRVHVYRIEDDELAQRQGEMNWVARINHAIEENRFRLYYQTIMPLAATDNEGAHFEILLRMLDDQGELIPPMAFIPAAERYNLMPAIDRWVVGTAFGQYWKILPKDSLNQRHTCTVNLSGPSLCDDHFLDFIKRQFALYHVPYDHICFEITETAAISNLSRAMDFIGELRSHGCRFSLDDFGSGLSSFTYLKNMPVDYLKIDGSFVRDMVDDPMDAAMVAAINQVGHVMGLKTIAEFVETDAVLEKLREMGVDFVQGFGIERPKPLEDLFQAALPLEAGREPERIVMRPLEQRALFPQ, encoded by the coding sequence ATGAAGAACTGGGGCATCAAGAAGCGGGTATTGTTTCTGGCGCTGATGCCGGCATCGGTGATTGCGTTTTTGCTGGCGCTGCATTTCATTACCTCCGGCATTCAAAGCCTGGAGGACTCGTTGCGCGAGCGCGGCCTGGCAATCGCCCGTCAGCTAGCGCCGGCGAGCGAATACGGTGTGTTTTCAGGCAATCACGACATCCTGCAGTTGCTGGCGGACTCGGCCATGAAGGAGACCGATGTGACCGCAGTTACCATCACCAATATCGATGGCGCCATTCTTGCGGCAAGCGGGAAATCAATGGGCCCACCCGTATTGTCGGATTACAAGGCTGGATTGTTTATCGCCGTAGCCGATCAGGGAGAAGTGCTGAGCTTCAGCGCCCCTGTGTCGCAGAGCCAGACCGAGGTGAACGATTTTCTGCAGGACGTCGCCGTTACACAAGCTGCAGCACCCAAAGGCAAAATTCTGGGCAGGGTCAATCTCGAACTGTCGCGAGAAAATACCCGCAAGCATAAGCAGATGTTGATTTTCAACAGTCTCCTGATTTCCCTTCTGGGCTTGGCCGCGACTGCGCTTCTGGCGCTGCGGATGAGCCGCGATGTGACCGTTCCGGTAAAGCGCCTGGCCGATGCGGTGGACGAGCTTGGTCGGGGCCGGCTGGATGTGCGTGTCGAAGAGGTTTCCGGGGGTGAACTGCACACCCTCGAGCGTGGCGTAAATGCCATGGCCGTTGCTTTGCAGGCGGCCCAGGAGCGCATGCAGGAGCGTATCGATGCGGCAACGGAACGGCTGTCCTACCAGGCTACCCACGATGCATTGACCGGCCTGGTAAACCGGCGAGAATTCGAGCGTCGGTTGGAAAAGGCCCTGGTTTCATCACGCGAGGACGGACGGGTGCATGCCCTGTGTTACCTCGATCTCGACCAGTTCAAGATCGTCAACGACACCAGTGGCCATGTGGCCGGCGATGAACTGCTGCGCCAGCTGACAGTACTGTTGCAAAGCAAGGTGCGCGAAGCGGACCTCCTGGCGCGGCTGGGCGGCGACGAATTCGGCGTGCTGCTGGAGAACTGTCCGCTGGAACAGGCGCAGATCGTGGCCGACCTGTTGCGCCAGACGGTAAAGGATTTTCATTTTGTCTGGCAGAACAAGGCTTTTGTCATCGGCGTCAGCATCGGCCTGGTGCCCATTACCCAGGAATGCGAATCGCTCGCCTGTGTGCTGAGCTACGCGGATGCAGCCTGTTATGCAGCCAAGGATCTGGGCCGCAACCGGGTACATGTGTACCGTATTGAGGACGACGAGCTGGCGCAGCGTCAGGGTGAAATGAACTGGGTGGCGCGGATCAACCATGCCATCGAGGAAAACCGCTTCCGACTCTATTACCAGACTATCATGCCGCTGGCCGCAACAGATAACGAAGGCGCGCATTTCGAGATACTGCTGCGCATGCTGGACGACCAGGGCGAACTTATTCCCCCCATGGCGTTCATACCTGCCGCCGAACGCTATAACCTGATGCCGGCCATCGACCGCTGGGTGGTGGGCACCGCATTCGGACAGTACTGGAAGATTCTGCCCAAAGACTCGCTGAACCAGCGGCACACCTGCACCGTGAACCTTTCCGGGCCCTCATTGTGCGACGACCATTTCCTGGATTTTATCAAGCGCCAATTCGCTTTGTACCACGTGCCATACGATCACATCTGCTTCGAAATTACCGAGACTGCGGCGATCTCCAATCTTTCTCGTGCCATGGATTTCATCGGCGAACTGCGCTCCCATGGATGCCGTTTCTCTCTGGACGATTTCGGCAGCGGGCTGTCGTCTTTTACCTACCTCAAGAACATGCCCGTCGATTATCTGAAGATCGACGGCTCTTTCGTGCGCGACATGGTGGACGATCCCATGGATGCCGCCATGGTGGCGGCCATCAACCAGGTCGGTCACGTCATGGGCCTCAAGACCATTGCGGAATTCGTGGAAACCGATGCCGTGCTGGAAAAGCTGCGCGAGATGGGGGTGGATTTCGTGCAGGGGTTCGGCATCGAACGCCCCAAGCCGCTGGAGGATTTGTTTCAGGCGGCCTTGCCTCTGGAAGCCGGGCGCGAGCCTGAACGAATCGTAATGCGCCCTCTGGAGCAGCGAGCTCTTTTCCCCCAGTAG
- a CDS encoding ABC transporter ATP-binding protein, whose translation MNPIPLLEIDRLAVSFGRPGQYADAVREASFSIAQGEKLALVGESGSGKSVTALSILQLHDKRQVSYPSGSIKFQGRELMGLAENELRRIRGRDIAMIFQEPMTSLNPLYTIGDQLLEPLLTHENLSKPAARRRMIELLARTGIPEPDKRFDAYPHMLSGGQRQRVMIAMALACSPKLLIADEPTTALDLTIQAQILELLEDLQKEFSMAVLLITHDLNLVRRFAQRICVMQEGHIVEQAPVAQLFAAPQHPYTQQLLQSQPARLVGPEESAALEGLPALLEASGVNCAFPIKSGFFQRRTGEVRAVDDASLMLRPGETLGLVGESGSGKTTLGMCLLRLQECAGAIRFDGADLSSLSQRQLRPLRRDFQVVFQDPYSSLSPRLTVEQIIGEGLSIHFPQLDKRQRRERIIAIMAEVGLEESMLWRYPHEFSGGQRQRIAIARVAVLEPKLILLDEPTSALDVSVQKQVLELLRRLQQKHGMSYLFITHDLRVIRAMAHRMVVMQNGRIVEAGETEALFAEPKQDYTRMLLQASLLA comes from the coding sequence ATGAATCCCATCCCCCTTCTGGAGATCGATCGCCTGGCGGTCTCTTTCGGGCGCCCCGGGCAGTACGCCGATGCCGTGCGCGAGGCCAGTTTTTCGATCGCTCAGGGTGAAAAGCTGGCCCTGGTGGGTGAATCCGGTTCCGGCAAGTCGGTGACGGCGCTCTCCATCCTGCAGTTGCACGACAAGCGCCAGGTGAGCTATCCCTCGGGTTCCATCAAGTTCCAGGGGCGGGAATTGATGGGTCTGGCTGAGAACGAGCTGAGGCGCATCCGCGGCCGGGATATCGCCATGATCTTCCAGGAGCCGATGACGTCGCTCAATCCGCTCTACACCATCGGCGACCAGTTGCTGGAGCCCCTGCTGACCCATGAGAATCTGAGCAAACCGGCAGCGCGCAGGCGCATGATCGAACTCCTTGCCCGCACCGGCATTCCGGAGCCGGATAAACGCTTCGATGCCTATCCCCACATGCTCTCCGGCGGGCAGCGTCAGCGCGTCATGATCGCCATGGCACTGGCATGCAGTCCCAAACTTCTCATCGCCGACGAGCCTACTACCGCGCTGGACTTGACCATCCAGGCGCAGATACTGGAATTGCTGGAGGACCTGCAAAAAGAGTTCTCCATGGCGGTGCTGCTGATCACGCACGATCTCAACCTGGTCCGGCGTTTCGCGCAGCGCATCTGCGTCATGCAGGAGGGACACATCGTCGAGCAGGCCCCGGTGGCGCAACTGTTTGCCGCGCCGCAGCACCCGTACACGCAACAGCTGCTGCAAAGCCAGCCGGCGCGCTTGGTTGGACCGGAAGAAAGCGCGGCCCTTGAGGGTTTGCCCGCCTTGCTTGAGGCAAGCGGGGTGAACTGCGCATTTCCCATCAAGTCCGGATTTTTCCAGCGTCGGACTGGCGAAGTGCGTGCGGTGGACGACGCCAGCCTGATGTTGCGCCCGGGAGAAACCCTGGGTCTGGTGGGCGAGTCGGGTTCGGGTAAAACCACGCTGGGGATGTGTCTGTTGCGATTGCAGGAATGCGCGGGGGCGATCCGCTTCGATGGGGCGGACCTTTCTTCTCTCAGCCAGCGGCAGTTGCGGCCGTTGCGGCGCGATTTCCAGGTGGTGTTCCAGGACCCCTATTCCTCGCTCTCGCCTAGGCTGACCGTGGAGCAGATCATCGGCGAAGGGCTAAGCATCCATTTTCCACAACTCGACAAGCGTCAGCGCAGGGAACGCATTATTGCCATCATGGCGGAGGTGGGGCTGGAGGAGTCGATGCTGTGGCGCTACCCCCACGAGTTTTCCGGCGGACAGCGCCAGCGCATTGCCATCGCCCGGGTGGCGGTGCTGGAGCCGAAGCTGATCCTGCTGGACGAGCCGACCAGCGCGCTCGATGTTTCGGTGCAGAAGCAGGTGCTGGAATTGTTGCGCCGCCTGCAGCAGAAGCACGGCATGAGCTATCTCTTCATCACCCATGATCTGCGTGTGATTCGTGCCATGGCGCATCGCATGGTCGTGATGCAAAACGGCCGAATCGTGGAGGCGGGTGAAACTGAAGCTTTGTTCGCCGAGCCGAAGCAGGACTATACGCGGATGCTGTTACAGGCGTCCCTGCTGGCGTAG
- the dnaQ gene encoding DNA polymerase III subunit epsilon: MRQIILDTETTGLEISLGHRIIEIAAVEMVNRRLTNNHFHQYLNPGREIDQGAQQVHGISLEFLQDKPLFKDVVQDFLDYVAGGELVIHNAPFDVGFLNYELGLLGMSPIQHYCPVITDTLKMAKALRPGQKNNLDALCKSYQIDNSKRTLHGALVDTELLSEVYLAMTRGQESLMMESAPAQVQRVSRTQGVRQPLRVLAAAADELLAHQQYLEALDKASRGSCVWKLVSQDA, encoded by the coding sequence TTGCGCCAGATAATTCTCGATACTGAAACAACGGGCCTGGAAATCAGTCTGGGCCACCGCATTATCGAAATCGCAGCCGTCGAGATGGTGAATCGTCGTCTGACGAACAATCATTTTCACCAGTATCTCAATCCCGGACGGGAAATCGATCAGGGTGCGCAGCAGGTGCATGGCATCAGTCTGGAATTCTTGCAGGACAAGCCTCTGTTCAAGGACGTGGTCCAGGATTTCCTCGATTATGTCGCTGGCGGCGAGCTCGTTATTCACAATGCACCGTTCGACGTCGGATTCCTCAATTACGAACTGGGCCTGCTCGGAATGTCGCCTATCCAGCATTATTGCCCGGTCATTACCGATACGCTAAAAATGGCCAAGGCTCTGCGCCCCGGCCAGAAGAACAATCTCGACGCCCTGTGCAAAAGCTACCAGATCGACAATTCCAAGCGCACCCTGCACGGTGCCCTGGTCGATACCGAATTGCTGTCGGAAGTCTATCTGGCCATGACTCGCGGCCAGGAAAGCCTGATGATGGAATCCGCGCCTGCGCAAGTTCAGCGCGTTAGCCGCACGCAGGGCGTACGTCAACCTCTGCGGGTGTTGGCTGCTGCTGCGGATGAACTGTTGGCGCATCAGCAGTATCTGGAGGCTCTGGATAAAGCGAGTCGTGGCAGTTGTGTGTGGAAGCTTGTGAGCCAGGATGCCTAA
- the gloB gene encoding hydroxyacylglutathione hydrolase: MIEIVPIPAFEDNYIWLIRNGTSAAVVDPGDAAPVLDYLQLNQLRLVAVLLTHHHRDHTGGAAELQRRLDPLVYGPRREAISCVTHPVGEGDMIDLTSLETTFQVLDVPGHTAGHVAYYGINSLFCGDALFACGCGRLFEGSAQQMHASLAKFSALPDATKVYCAHEYTLENIRFAKMVEPGNAALIEREHREHIVLSQDRPTLPSTILLEKMTNPFLRCNEADVISAASRFAGHPLREPVDVFAAIRQWRDQV, translated from the coding sequence ATGATTGAAATCGTTCCCATCCCTGCCTTTGAAGACAACTATATCTGGCTAATTCGCAACGGCACGAGTGCCGCCGTCGTTGACCCCGGCGATGCCGCGCCGGTTTTGGATTATCTGCAACTTAATCAGTTAAGGCTCGTCGCCGTCCTGCTCACTCACCATCACAGAGACCATACCGGTGGTGCCGCCGAACTGCAGCGACGCCTCGACCCCCTTGTTTACGGCCCTCGCCGTGAGGCCATTTCGTGTGTCACCCATCCGGTCGGAGAGGGCGACATGATCGACCTCACCAGCCTGGAAACAACCTTTCAGGTGCTTGACGTACCCGGTCACACTGCCGGCCACGTCGCATATTATGGGATAAATAGCTTGTTTTGTGGCGATGCACTGTTTGCCTGCGGCTGCGGACGTCTGTTCGAAGGCTCCGCACAACAGATGCATGCTTCGCTGGCCAAATTTTCCGCCCTGCCCGACGCTACAAAGGTCTATTGTGCCCACGAATACACCCTGGAGAATATCCGTTTCGCCAAAATGGTCGAGCCCGGCAATGCTGCACTGATCGAGCGCGAGCACAGGGAACATATAGTTCTTTCGCAAGACAGGCCCACCCTGCCCTCTACCATTCTTCTGGAAAAGATGACCAATCCATTCTTGCGCTGCAACGAAGCTGACGTAATTTCAGCAGCAAGCCGGTTCGCGGGCCACCCTCTCCGTGAGCCGGTAGACGTATTCGCAGCCATACGGCAATGGCGCGACCAAGTCTGA